CCTGATGCGGTTCGCCCTCTGCCAAGCGTTTGACAAAGGCGCTGCCGACGATGACGGCATCTGCACCCCACTCCATAACTTGCCGCGCCTGACTCGGCTCTGAAATACCAAAGCCAACGCCGATGGGCTTATCTGTGACGCTGCGTAGCTCTAGCAGCAGATCTTGCACGCGATCGCCCACCTGCGATCGCATTCCCGTCACCCCCGTCACGCTGACCAGATAGATGAAGCCCTGGGCCTGTTGGGCGATCGCCTGGATGCGCTCTTTAGGACTGGTCGGCGCAACCAGCAGCGTCACCTCAATGCCAATGTCTGCCGCAGGTTTCAGCACACTGTCCATCTCTTCTAGGGGCAAATCTGGCACCACCAGACCCCGCGCACCGGCCTCGTAGGCCCGTTTCAGGAAAGACTCAATACCCCGGTTCAAAATCGGGTTGTAGTAAGTGAAGAGAATAATCGGCGCTCGTAATGTCGGGCTGACGGTTTTGACCAGTTCCAGCACGTCTTCTAGCTTCACACCGCGCTGGAGCGCCCGCGAGGCAGCTGCTTGGATAACCGGGCCATCCGCCAGCGGATCGGAGTAGGGCACGCCGAGTTCGATCAGATCTGCACCGCTGCGATCCAGGGCTTGCAGCGCCTTGGCTGTGGTGTCCAAATCAGGATCGCCCGCTGTAATAAATGGAATGAGCGCACACTGAGCGCGATCGCGCAATGCCCCCATGCAATCTGAAACCGACTTCATGCTGTGTCCTGTAGATTTATTTATAAGCCTGGGCCGTTGTCTAGAATTTGTTGCCCAGAGTTTGCTGCCCAGAGCTTATTACCCAGAGCTTGCTACCCAGAATTTTTCACCTAGAATTTATCACCTAGAGCCATGAGCGGCGATCGCCGCGCCTAAGGATCACCAGATACCTTACCATCCAGCGCTGCGTTTTCGTCAGCCGCCTTTTCCTGCTCTAGCTCTGCCTGAAGCGCCGCCAGTTCCTCCGGGGTCATCGCATCCAGTCGCTTTTGCAGCACGGCATCTTCATAGTCCTTGAGCTGCTGGTTATAGGTCATGTTCTGGGTGACTGCGCGAAACAGATACGTCACCAGCCAGCCCAATAGCCCGATGGTCAGCACCGCCTGCGTCCAGATGCCCGCATCGAGGTCGGTTAATCCCAGGCGAGTCAACACGACATAGACGATGCCACCCGCCGCAAACACACCCACCCCAATCAAGATCACGTCAATTCGCCGCATTCAGACCAGCGTTCCAGGCTTAGAGGTTTTTGAAAAAGCTAGAGGTAAACCGTCTAGATTATAGATATCCTAAAACGGTTTAGGACTTACGCACTTACGATAAGGTTTCTGGGTCTTGAAGGATTTCTCGCAAGTGCGCCCGCGAGAAATTCTCCAACTGTGTAAGCCCTAACGGTTTTTGAAACTGAAGACGGCTGCGCTGGAGAGAAATCATGGCCACGTCCGCTTCCAAAAAACATAAAAAAAGAGGGAGCCGAGGGGCCCTGCTTTGATGCCGAAAAAGCTTTCGTGCAGGACAACCGACTCCCTGAGCATTCATTCACCTGTGATTTCAAGTTATCAACCAGGTTTGTCGCTGTCGTGAAAGGGGGATGAACTTTGCATGACAAACCTGGTTGCCTGACACAAGTCCCGAAAGCCCAGAAAATTCGTTGTCTTGGGATCGAAGCCCATAGCTCCTGAGTTGGAGCCGGAGGGCTTGGTCAGAGGAGCTTTTGGGCCAGCGTCCCCTACGAGAAATCAGGGGTTTCCAGAGATGTGTCAGGCAGTCAGATGACAAACTCCAGAGTCAGTCTACGTCTAAAGGCAGGCTCAAGGCTGAGTTGCATCTTTTCATAAGGTTGTGACAGCCTTGTCATTCGATTGACAAATTTCCCGATTAAATTATGAAGAGAATGATGCTTAATGACCTCACCCGGCAATCTAACCTGATGATCTAGAGCAGTTGCCTAATCATTGTCTACCAATAGCTGTCTAAACGTATCGCAGCATTCATATTTCAGCACTAGGGCAGTGTGTGTTGGGGGCGATTTTGTGGTCATGCCTCAGCGCCACTGCCTCAAACCAAAGACACTTTCCTGAATCTACAAAAATTTTGGGAACAATTGGATATAGCGAGGAATCTGACACCGTGACGACCTCTAGAAAGCCTGAGCGCAAATCTTCCATGAAACAGTCTTTGATCTATCTAGCTCTGACAATGGTGGGAGCTGGAGCGGTAGTAGCGGGCGATCGCCTCTTGGCCAATCAAGCGCTGGCTCCTATTGCTTCTACACCAATGCCCGCAGAATCCGTGGTTAGCCAGGTGCAGGCTCCGGCGGCGGTTTCTGCGCCCTCCGCAGCGGCGGCGTTTGCCTCTGGTGGGTCAAACTTTATTGCCAACGCAGCCGAGCGAGTTGGCCCGGCCGTGGTGCGGATTGACTCTTCACGAACCGTGACCCGGCGCGTTCCTGAGGCGTTTAACGATCCCTTCTTCCGACGCTTCTTTGGCGAAGAAGGGATGCCGCCATCGTCTCGCATACAGCAAGGCATTGGCTCTGGCGTAATCATCGACGCTAGCGGGCTGATTATCACCAATGCCCATGTGGTGGATGGGGCCGACCGGGTGACGGTGACCCTGAGCGACGGACGAACCTTTGAGGGACGGGTGCTAGGGGGCGATCGCGTCACCGATGTTGCCGTCATCAAGATTGAGGGCGATCGCCTGCCGACGGCAACACTGGGCAACTCCGACTTGCTGCGTCCGGGAGAGT
The Thermoleptolyngbya sichuanensis A183 DNA segment above includes these coding regions:
- the trpA gene encoding tryptophan synthase subunit alpha — protein: MKSVSDCMGALRDRAQCALIPFITAGDPDLDTTAKALQALDRSGADLIELGVPYSDPLADGPVIQAAASRALQRGVKLEDVLELVKTVSPTLRAPIILFTYYNPILNRGIESFLKRAYEAGARGLVVPDLPLEEMDSVLKPAADIGIEVTLLVAPTSPKERIQAIAQQAQGFIYLVSVTGVTGMRSQVGDRVQDLLLELRSVTDKPIGVGFGISEPSQARQVMEWGADAVIVGSAFVKRLAEGEPHQALESVETFCRSLKTSLQEA
- a CDS encoding DUF3007 family protein, with translation MRRIDVILIGVGVFAAGGIVYVVLTRLGLTDLDAGIWTQAVLTIGLLGWLVTYLFRAVTQNMTYNQQLKDYEDAVLQKRLDAMTPEELAALQAELEQEKAADENAALDGKVSGDP